Part of the Pyxidicoccus trucidator genome is shown below.
GCCACCAGCTTCTCCACCGCCGCCAGCGCCACGCCCGTCTGTGGACAGGTGAAGGAGCCCTCGCGGTCCGCCCGCGCCGCGGCGTTGGACAGCTCGGACTCGGTGGCCTCCTCCACCACGCCGTCGAAGGCCTTGAGGATTCGCACCGCGCGCTTGAAGGACACCGGGTTGCCAATCTGGATGGCCGACGCCAGCGTCTTCTCAGCCTGCATCGGCACCAGCTCCTGGAAGCCGCCCCGGAAGGAGCGGGCCAGCGGGTTGGCGCGCTGCGCCTGCGCCACGGCGATGCGCGGCCGCTTCGTAATCAGCCCCAGCTCCAGCATCAGCTCGAAGCCCTTCCCCAGCGCGCTCGCGTTGCCCAGGTTGCCGCCGGGAATCACCACCCAATCCGGCGGCTCCCAGCCCAGGTCCTGGCACAGCTCCACGGCGACCATCTTCTGGCCCTCGATGCGCAGCGAGTTCATCGAGTTGGCCAGGTACAGCCCCGTGTCCGCCGTCACCGCCTGCACCAGCTTCATGCAGCCATCGAAGTCCGTGTCCAGGGACAGCACCCGCGCCCCGTTGGCGATGGGCTGCACCAACTGCGCGAGCGACACCTTGTCGCGAGGCAGGAACACCACCGCCGGAATGCCCGCCGCCGCGCAGTAGGCGGAGAGCGCCGCGGACGTGTCCCCC
Proteins encoded:
- the thrC gene encoding threonine synthase, which produces MPDPKFRAEYACSEGCDFRASLLEVVYRCPRCGGLLEVSHDVAALRGVPAVMWKRRFESRFGASRLPDASGVWGKQEWAFPQLPTEDIVSLGEGRVPLKPLPRMASELGLAALDLKECGVSPTGSFKDWGMTVLVSAVKHMRSQGVPLRAVACASTGDTSAALSAYCAAAGIPAVVFLPRDKVSLAQLVQPIANGARVLSLDTDFDGCMKLVQAVTADTGLYLANSMNSLRIEGQKMVAVELCQDLGWEPPDWVVIPGGNLGNASALGKGFELMLELGLITKRPRIAVAQAQRANPLARSFRGGFQELVPMQAEKTLASAIQIGNPVSFKRAVRILKAFDGVVEEATESELSNAAARADREGSFTCPQTGVALAAVEKLVAQGVIAKGASVAVVATAHGLKFADFKVGYHRSALADVTSRYANPPVELPANLDAVRKALADLG